A genomic segment from Cyanobium sp. NIES-981 encodes:
- the rpsL gene encoding 30S ribosomal protein S12, which produces MPTIQQLIRTERQRLTRKTKSPALRSCPERRGVCTRVYTSTPKKPNSALRKVARVRLTSGFEVTAYIPGIGHNLQEHSVVLIRGGRVKDLPGVRYHIIRGTLDTAGVKDRRQARSKYGAKTPKS; this is translated from the coding sequence ATGCCCACTATCCAGCAACTGATCCGCACAGAACGGCAACGTCTGACACGAAAGACGAAATCGCCGGCCCTGCGTTCCTGCCCCGAGCGCCGCGGGGTGTGCACCCGTGTGTACACCTCCACTCCCAAGAAGCCGAACTCAGCCCTGCGCAAGGTGGCGCGCGTGCGCCTCACCTCGGGCTTTGAGGTGACCGCCTATATCCCCGGCATCGGGCACAACCTCCAGGAGCACTCGGTTGTTCTGATCAGGGGTGGTCGGGTCAAGGACCTGCCGGGTGTGCGCTACCACATCATCCGCGGCACGCTGGACACCGCTGGCGTCAAGGACCGCCGCCAGGCCCGCTCCAAGTACGGCGCCAAGACCCCGAAATCCTGA
- a CDS encoding phosphodiester glycosidase family protein: MGSVGASFSIPPHPAAAVVRSGRVGRTADGWLVPRLLAGGLLAGVLLPAASAAAPRLPLPPPPPAKDGGAMAGPQAGTERRGTSISINGQQQQASWLWLGPAEGPPRQLWLPLEVLENQLGISSRSRPDGSLDLEWFGQPLLVPPALQRSLEDEVAVDAMPLLSAVGVQVLARGAQLSLSLATAPVLQVRSGTQPGARRLVLDLGRPALVRSAAGLLQLDVQASPAQVQELQTLGLVVQSAGRGLAVRPRRGAVSKVFTLGEPNRLVIDVPAEGDTGPVAPAPISPEVQAMIGRTLRWDRLVRDGVRINAVRIDPRTAPLQLRPLVRPGAMEGLTSLVQLAGQTRAVVAINGGYFNRVRRLPLGALKLDGRWMSGPILNRGVAAWNGRELPSFGRLRLEEWVVGPDRARLPIVVVNSGYVQRGVSRYTADWGPYYQALSGSETGLLLGADGVVSRSLDSPELAQGVPLRPGETLLVGRGGVGLPWAPGHRLQLSSRPSEALGGKSQVIGGGPLLLQGGRFALNGAAENFSASFLRQGAPRTVLGSDGREVWLITLEGGSGSGPTLAQTAQLLLGLGMRDALNLDGGSSTGLVLGGSHQVKGRGVAGSVHNGVGLVP, encoded by the coding sequence ATGGGATCCGTCGGAGCGAGCTTTTCCATCCCTCCCCACCCCGCCGCGGCGGTCGTGCGCTCCGGCCGCGTGGGCCGCACCGCCGACGGATGGCTTGTGCCCCGCCTGCTGGCCGGGGGCCTGCTGGCCGGTGTGCTCCTGCCTGCCGCCAGCGCGGCCGCTCCCAGACTGCCGCTGCCGCCGCCGCCGCCGGCGAAGGACGGCGGTGCCATGGCCGGGCCGCAGGCGGGCACTGAGCGCCGGGGCACCAGCATCAGCATCAACGGCCAGCAGCAGCAGGCCTCCTGGCTTTGGCTCGGACCGGCGGAAGGGCCGCCCAGGCAGCTCTGGCTCCCTCTGGAGGTGCTGGAGAACCAGCTGGGGATCAGCAGCCGCAGCCGCCCTGACGGCAGCCTGGATCTGGAATGGTTCGGGCAGCCCCTGCTGGTGCCCCCGGCCCTGCAGCGCAGCCTCGAGGACGAGGTGGCGGTGGACGCCATGCCCCTGCTCTCCGCCGTGGGCGTGCAGGTGCTGGCCCGTGGCGCCCAGCTCTCGCTCAGCCTGGCCACCGCGCCGGTGCTCCAGGTGCGCAGCGGCACCCAGCCCGGGGCGCGGCGGCTCGTGCTCGACCTGGGCCGCCCCGCTCTGGTGCGCAGCGCCGCTGGCCTGCTGCAGCTGGATGTGCAGGCGAGCCCGGCACAGGTGCAGGAACTCCAGACCCTGGGACTGGTGGTGCAGAGCGCCGGGCGGGGGCTGGCGGTGCGGCCCCGCCGTGGAGCGGTGAGCAAGGTGTTCACCCTCGGGGAGCCCAACCGCCTGGTGATCGACGTCCCCGCCGAGGGTGACACCGGGCCGGTCGCGCCGGCGCCGATCAGTCCGGAGGTGCAGGCCATGATCGGCCGCACGCTGCGCTGGGACCGGCTGGTCCGCGACGGGGTGCGAATCAATGCCGTGCGGATCGATCCCCGCACCGCCCCCCTGCAGCTGCGGCCGCTGGTGCGGCCCGGCGCGATGGAGGGGCTCACCTCCCTGGTGCAGCTCGCGGGCCAGACCCGGGCCGTGGTGGCGATCAACGGCGGCTATTTCAACCGGGTGCGGCGCCTGCCCCTTGGCGCCCTCAAACTCGATGGCCGCTGGATGTCAGGCCCGATCCTCAACCGGGGGGTGGCGGCATGGAACGGCAGGGAGCTGCCGAGCTTCGGGCGGCTGCGGCTGGAGGAGTGGGTGGTGGGACCCGACCGGGCGCGCCTGCCGATCGTGGTGGTGAACAGCGGTTATGTGCAGCGGGGCGTGAGCCGCTACACCGCGGACTGGGGGCCGTACTACCAGGCCCTGAGTGGCTCGGAGACCGGGCTTCTGCTCGGCGCCGACGGCGTGGTGAGCCGCAGCCTCGACAGCCCTGAGCTCGCCCAGGGTGTGCCGCTGCGCCCGGGCGAGACCCTGCTGGTGGGCCGCGGCGGCGTCGGACTGCCCTGGGCCCCTGGCCACCGACTGCAGCTCAGCAGCCGGCCCAGCGAGGCTCTGGGGGGCAAGAGCCAGGTGATCGGCGGTGGCCCCCTGCTGCTGCAGGGTGGGCGGTTCGCCCTCAATGGAGCTGCCGAGAATTTCAGCGCCAGCTTCCTGCGGCAGGGGGCGCCGCGCACGGTGCTGGGCAGCGATGGCCGTGAGGTGTGGCTGATCACCCTCGAGGGCGGCAGCGGCAGCGGGCCCACCCTGGCCCAGACCGCCCAGCTGCTGCTGGGACTGGGCATGCGTGATGCCCTCAACCTCGACGGCGGCAGCTCCACCGGCCTGGTCCTGGGGGGGAGCCATCAGGTCAAGGGACGTGGGGTGGCGGGATCCGTGCACAACGGCGTCGGCCTTGTGCCCTGA
- a CDS encoding AIR synthase, which yields MPKGHSLRLSASAAAELGRQAAVAGTPGLVHLDLVDGGCERWTIRVRPGHLAGVPVARADGVTLYAPAEQLELLTGLTLEYRGDLSGGGFLVLPSEGVVSCACGSAFSRRGE from the coding sequence ATGCCGAAGGGCCACAGTCTGCGCCTCTCCGCCAGTGCGGCGGCAGAGCTGGGCCGCCAGGCCGCCGTGGCGGGAACTCCCGGACTGGTCCACCTCGATCTGGTGGACGGGGGGTGCGAGCGCTGGACCATCCGGGTGCGGCCGGGCCATCTGGCGGGAGTGCCGGTCGCCCGCGCCGATGGCGTGACGCTCTACGCGCCGGCCGAACAGCTGGAGCTGCTCACCGGCCTGACCCTGGAGTACCGGGGCGATCTCAGCGGAGGTGGCTTTCTGGTGCTCCCAAGCGAGGGGGTCGTGAGCTGCGCCTGCGGCTCGGCCTTCAGCCGTCGCGGCGAGTAG